A window of Mycolicibacterium fluoranthenivorans contains these coding sequences:
- a CDS encoding HypC/HybG/HupF family hydrogenase formation chaperone: protein MCLGIPGRMIRMLDGYGDQLALVEVAGEPRKVNVGMLPEETFDPGDWVIIHMGFVVEKTDSAGAHTALDGLKLMGSGTDGPGP from the coding sequence ATGTGTCTGGGGATACCGGGGCGGATGATCCGGATGCTCGACGGCTACGGCGATCAGCTCGCGCTCGTCGAGGTGGCAGGCGAACCGCGCAAGGTGAACGTCGGCATGCTGCCCGAGGAGACGTTCGACCCCGGCGACTGGGTCATCATCCACATGGGCTTCGTGGTCGAGAAGACCGACTCCGCAGGTGCGCACACCGCACTGGACGGGTTGAAGCTGATGGGCAGCGGCACCGACGGACCCGGGCCATGA
- a CDS encoding DUF5313 domain-containing protein — MSERTTPNLFQLIGYCCNRRLPDSMLDWVRNDLTGPGATRRVMVRVLVPAVLILIPFWFVPTDLVTRASMTIPILIPFIYFSHALNKIWRKHMLRVHGLDPHLIDKIQREKDADKHRSYIERFGPRPDGAETGTHDI, encoded by the coding sequence ATGAGCGAACGCACCACACCCAACCTGTTCCAGCTGATCGGCTACTGCTGCAACCGGCGACTGCCGGATTCGATGCTGGACTGGGTCCGCAACGACCTGACCGGACCGGGCGCGACCCGGCGGGTGATGGTGCGGGTGCTGGTCCCGGCGGTGCTGATCCTCATCCCGTTCTGGTTCGTCCCCACGGATTTGGTCACACGGGCGAGCATGACGATCCCGATCCTCATCCCGTTCATCTATTTCTCGCACGCCCTGAACAAGATCTGGCGCAAGCACATGCTTCGGGTGCACGGTCTGGACCCGCATCTGATCGACAAGATCCAGCGGGAGAAAGACGCCGACAAGCACCGGTCCTACATCGAGCGGTTCGGGCCCCGCCCGGACGGTGCCGAGACGGGCACCCACGACATCTAG
- a CDS encoding DUF3046 domain-containing protein, producing MRLTEFNERVTGQFGAAYGASVLVDHVLSGIGRTAAEAIEAGVEPRDVWRALCADFEVPRDVW from the coding sequence GTGCGGCTCACCGAATTCAACGAACGTGTCACCGGGCAGTTCGGCGCGGCCTATGGCGCCTCGGTGCTGGTGGACCACGTGTTGAGTGGGATCGGGCGTACCGCTGCGGAGGCCATCGAGGCCGGTGTCGAACCGCGCGACGTGTGGCGGGCGCTCTGTGCGGATTTCGAGGTGCCGCGCGACGTGTGGTGA
- a CDS encoding hydrogenase maturation protease: MTPRILVAGIGNIFLGDDGFGPEVLRQAHPAQPGVHLVDYGIRGVHLAYDLLDGWDALVLVDALPCRGEPGTVHIFETDHESQVATTGLDAHAMDPATVFASLEALGGTPPHTVVIGCETGSVEDGIGLSGPVAAAIPGAVSAVDRVIADLLARVPAREG; the protein is encoded by the coding sequence ATCACGCCAAGAATTCTGGTAGCCGGGATCGGCAACATCTTCCTCGGAGACGACGGTTTCGGCCCCGAGGTACTGCGTCAGGCCCATCCGGCGCAGCCGGGCGTTCACCTGGTCGACTACGGCATTCGAGGTGTGCACCTGGCCTACGACCTGCTCGATGGATGGGACGCGCTGGTGCTCGTCGACGCCCTCCCCTGCCGGGGCGAACCGGGCACCGTGCACATCTTCGAGACCGACCACGAATCACAGGTGGCCACAACAGGTCTGGACGCGCACGCGATGGATCCTGCCACGGTGTTCGCCAGCCTGGAAGCACTCGGCGGTACGCCACCGCACACCGTCGTCATCGGCTGCGAGACCGGCAGTGTCGAGGACGGCATCGGCCTGTCCGGCCCGGTGGCGGCCGCCATCCCGGGTGCGGTCAGCGCCGTCGACCGTGTCATCGCAGACCTGCTGGCCCGCGTCCCGGCGCGGGAGGGCTGA
- a CDS encoding HypC/HybG/HupF family hydrogenase formation chaperone translates to MCLAVPGKILNLADRDGTLMSLVDFGGIQKEVCLQYIPDAAVGDYVVVHVGFAIQRLDEESAKRTLAEFEHLGVLDEEFGDGFEIAARQAGLTSPERTATTEVTP, encoded by the coding sequence ATGTGTTTGGCAGTTCCGGGAAAGATCCTGAACCTCGCCGACCGGGACGGCACCCTGATGTCGCTGGTCGACTTCGGCGGCATCCAGAAAGAGGTCTGCCTGCAGTACATCCCCGATGCGGCCGTCGGCGACTACGTCGTGGTTCATGTGGGGTTTGCGATCCAGCGCCTCGACGAGGAATCGGCCAAGCGGACGTTGGCGGAGTTCGAGCATCTCGGGGTGCTCGACGAGGAATTCGGGGACGGATTCGAGATCGCGGCAAGGCAGGCGGGGCTGACCTCGCCCGAGCGCACGGCAACCACCGAGGTGACACCATGA
- a CDS encoding glycosyltransferase has product MRVAVVAGPDPGHAFPAIALCLRFLAAGDAPTLLTGAQWLETARAAGVDAVLLAGLDPQDGEDDGDAGAKIHHRAARMAQLNLAGLRSVAPDLVVSDVITVCGGMAAELLGLPWVELNPHPLYLPSKGLPPLGSGLAPGVGLRGRARDGLMRALTARSVRDGDRQRAQARAGIGLPAADPGPLRRLIATLPALEVPRPDWPAEAVVVGPLHFEPTSHVLHPPAGDGPLVVVAPSTATTGTAGLAEVALSALRPGQNLPEGTRVAVSRLAGADMEIPPWAVVGLGRQDELLAQADVMVCGGGHGIVSKTLLHGVPLVTVPGGGDQWEIANRVVRQGSGPLIRPLSAEALVTAVSEVLSGPSHRGAAQRAAASAGTVADPVRVCHDALSAAG; this is encoded by the coding sequence GTGCGCGTCGCGGTGGTCGCCGGGCCTGATCCCGGACATGCATTCCCGGCGATCGCACTGTGCCTGCGTTTCCTGGCTGCCGGCGATGCACCGACGCTGCTGACGGGCGCACAGTGGCTGGAGACCGCCCGGGCCGCCGGAGTCGATGCGGTGCTGCTGGCCGGGCTGGATCCGCAGGACGGCGAGGACGACGGCGACGCCGGCGCCAAGATCCACCATCGTGCGGCCAGGATGGCGCAACTCAATCTGGCTGGATTGCGTTCCGTGGCGCCGGACCTGGTGGTCTCCGACGTCATCACCGTGTGCGGTGGGATGGCGGCCGAACTGCTCGGGCTGCCGTGGGTCGAACTCAACCCACATCCGCTGTATCTGCCGTCGAAGGGGCTGCCGCCGTTGGGCAGCGGTCTCGCCCCGGGCGTGGGACTGCGCGGCCGGGCCCGCGACGGGCTGATGCGGGCCCTGACGGCACGGTCGGTCCGAGACGGGGACCGGCAGCGGGCCCAGGCGCGCGCCGGAATCGGGTTGCCGGCAGCAGATCCGGGCCCGTTACGCCGGCTCATCGCCACCCTTCCGGCCCTGGAGGTGCCCCGCCCGGACTGGCCGGCGGAGGCCGTGGTGGTCGGGCCGCTGCATTTCGAGCCGACCTCACACGTGCTGCACCCTCCGGCGGGTGACGGGCCACTGGTCGTGGTCGCACCGTCGACGGCGACGACCGGTACCGCCGGCCTGGCGGAAGTCGCGCTGTCGGCGCTGAGGCCCGGGCAGAATCTGCCCGAGGGCACGCGGGTGGCGGTCTCCCGGCTGGCCGGCGCCGATATGGAGATCCCGCCGTGGGCGGTGGTCGGGCTGGGCCGCCAGGACGAACTCCTGGCCCAGGCCGATGTGATGGTGTGTGGTGGTGGCCACGGCATCGTGTCCAAGACCTTGTTGCACGGTGTGCCGCTGGTGACGGTACCCGGCGGCGGCGACCAGTGGGAGATCGCCAATCGTGTTGTGCGCCAAGGTAGCGGGCCGCTGATCCGGCCGTTGTCGGCGGAAGCGTTGGTGACGGCGGTGTCCGAGGTGCTCTCGGGCCCGTCCCATCGCGGCGCGGCGCAACGGGCCGCGGCGAGTGCCGGCACGGTGGCGGATCCGGTACGGGTGTGCCATGACGCACTGTCGGCTGCTGGGTAG
- the hypF gene encoding carbamoyltransferase HypF, producing the protein MTATDRRRRLSIRVHGVVQGVGFRPFVYTTAAALGLAGSVRNDSSGAIIEIEGDATDVAGFLTMLQDRPPPLAVIEAVRTQDLPPRGGTGFTIADTTHSDGGRTLASPDVAICDECVAEQRDPTDRRYRHAFVNCTNCGPRFTITASLPYDRAATTMATFPMCGACAREYADPADRRFHAQPICCPDCGPTPTFRDHDGHRTPGEDGLRRARDLLRRGGILAVKGIGGYHLACDAADSAAVTELRIRKRRGDKPFAVMVAGLATAHTIAEVNLPAERVLTSPQRPIVLLPRRPGGPVAGAVAPQLPDLGVMLAYTPLHTLLFGLPGDEPGPTALVMTSGNLGGEPICFTDDDAVDRLGPLADGWLMHDRAILAPCDDSVVRVCARRQIPIRRSRGYAPLPVALPAPVPPTLAVGADLKNTMAVAAGKYAWLSQHIGDMDDLATLSAFDSARHHLQALTGVTPEILVADAHPGYRSTAWARRNAAGRPVRSVQHHHAHIAAVMAEHGLDGAQPVLGFAFDGTGYGPDGAIWGGEVLLADYKGYRRLAQLKYVPLPGGDISVLRPYRMALAHLWAAGLPWDDDLAPVRACPDEERRVLAHQLQTGLGCVPTSSMGRLFDAVSALAGVRQVVAYEAQAAIELEGYSRDRSCGATAYVFPVEAGDPAVIDPGPVLAAVLTDARLGVPTGVIGARFHRAVADLIIELARTAARTAPVVALSGGVFQNALLLGLAVDGLDARGFEVLTHHRVPPNDGGIALGQLLVGNSS; encoded by the coding sequence ATGACGGCCACCGATCGGCGCCGCCGGCTGAGTATCCGGGTGCACGGCGTGGTCCAGGGCGTCGGCTTCCGGCCGTTCGTGTACACCACCGCGGCCGCGCTGGGCCTGGCCGGATCGGTGCGCAACGACAGCTCGGGCGCGATCATCGAGATCGAAGGTGACGCCACCGACGTGGCCGGTTTCCTGACCATGTTGCAGGATCGGCCGCCACCCCTGGCGGTGATCGAAGCCGTTCGGACACAGGATCTTCCGCCGCGAGGTGGCACCGGTTTCACCATCGCCGACACCACCCACTCCGATGGGGGCCGCACGCTGGCCTCCCCCGACGTGGCGATCTGCGATGAGTGCGTCGCCGAACAACGCGATCCCACCGACCGGCGATACCGGCACGCTTTCGTCAACTGCACCAATTGCGGACCACGTTTCACCATCACGGCGTCCCTGCCCTATGACCGCGCCGCCACCACCATGGCGACCTTCCCGATGTGTGGCGCATGCGCCCGGGAGTACGCCGACCCCGCCGACCGGCGCTTCCACGCACAACCCATCTGCTGCCCCGACTGTGGACCGACGCCGACCTTCCGGGATCACGACGGACACCGCACCCCAGGCGAGGACGGGCTGCGGCGGGCGCGAGACCTGTTGCGCCGCGGCGGGATCCTGGCCGTCAAGGGTATCGGTGGCTATCACCTGGCCTGCGATGCCGCCGACAGCGCGGCGGTCACCGAACTGCGGATCCGAAAGCGCCGCGGCGACAAGCCGTTCGCGGTGATGGTGGCCGGCCTGGCGACTGCGCACACCATCGCCGAGGTGAACCTCCCCGCCGAACGGGTGCTGACGAGCCCGCAACGCCCGATTGTGCTGCTACCCCGCCGACCTGGTGGCCCGGTGGCCGGCGCCGTGGCGCCGCAGCTCCCCGATCTCGGTGTCATGCTGGCGTACACACCGCTGCACACCCTGTTGTTCGGGCTGCCCGGTGACGAACCCGGCCCGACCGCACTGGTGATGACGTCGGGAAACCTCGGTGGCGAACCGATCTGCTTCACCGACGACGATGCCGTCGATCGGCTCGGGCCACTCGCCGATGGTTGGCTGATGCACGACCGAGCGATCCTGGCACCGTGCGACGATTCGGTGGTCCGGGTGTGTGCGCGGCGTCAGATACCCATCCGCCGCTCCCGCGGATATGCACCGCTACCGGTCGCGCTCCCGGCACCGGTGCCACCGACTTTGGCGGTGGGGGCCGACCTGAAGAACACCATGGCCGTGGCCGCCGGGAAGTACGCCTGGCTGAGCCAGCACATCGGCGATATGGACGATCTGGCCACCCTGTCGGCATTCGACTCGGCCCGACACCATCTGCAAGCGCTGACCGGTGTGACGCCGGAGATCCTCGTCGCCGACGCGCACCCCGGCTACCGGTCGACGGCCTGGGCGCGCCGCAACGCCGCGGGCCGGCCGGTCCGGTCCGTGCAGCACCACCATGCCCATATCGCCGCGGTGATGGCCGAGCACGGTCTGGACGGTGCGCAGCCGGTTCTCGGGTTCGCCTTCGATGGAACGGGTTACGGCCCCGACGGCGCGATCTGGGGCGGTGAGGTGTTGCTCGCCGACTACAAGGGCTACCGGCGGCTGGCTCAGCTGAAGTACGTGCCGCTGCCCGGCGGGGATATCAGCGTGCTGCGTCCGTACCGGATGGCACTGGCACACTTGTGGGCGGCCGGCCTGCCCTGGGATGACGACCTGGCCCCCGTGCGCGCCTGCCCGGACGAGGAACGCCGCGTACTGGCCCACCAGCTGCAGACCGGACTCGGATGCGTTCCGACGTCCAGTATGGGCCGGCTGTTCGATGCGGTGTCGGCACTCGCCGGAGTACGCCAGGTGGTCGCCTATGAGGCCCAGGCCGCGATCGAACTGGAGGGCTACTCACGCGACAGGTCCTGCGGCGCAACGGCGTATGTCTTCCCCGTCGAAGCGGGCGACCCGGCGGTCATCGACCCCGGCCCGGTGTTGGCCGCCGTGCTCACCGACGCGCGACTCGGTGTGCCGACCGGCGTGATCGGGGCGCGCTTTCACCGGGCGGTCGCCGACCTGATCATCGAACTCGCCCGGACCGCCGCCCGCACTGCACCGGTCGTCGCGTTGTCCGGCGGGGTGTTCCAGAATGCGCTGCTGCTCGGCCTCGCCGTGGACGGCCTGGACGCCCGAGGTTTCGAGGTCCTCACCCACCACCGGGTGCCGCCGAACGACGGCGGTATCGCGCTCGGCCAATTGCTGGTGGGGAACTCGTCGTGA
- the pspA gene encoding phage shock protein PspA, giving the protein MANPFVKAWKYLTALFNSKIDEHADPKIQIQQAIEEAQRQHQALTQQAAQVIGNQRQLEMRLNRQLADIEKLQANVRQALTLADQATAAGDAAKATEYTNAAEAFAAQLVTGEQSVEDLKALHDQSLQAAGQAKKAVEQNAMVLQQKIAERTKLLSQLEQAKMQEQVSKSLQSMSEIAAPGTTPNLDEVREKIERRYANAMGATELAQNSVQGRMMEVQQASVQMAGHSRLEQIRASMRGEALPSGGAAAAPAGPAVNPPAAAPEDRLSQ; this is encoded by the coding sequence ATGGCCAATCCGTTCGTCAAGGCGTGGAAATACCTCACGGCGCTGTTCAACTCCAAGATCGACGAGCACGCCGACCCGAAGATCCAGATCCAGCAGGCCATCGAAGAGGCGCAGCGTCAGCACCAGGCACTCACCCAGCAGGCTGCCCAGGTCATCGGCAACCAGCGGCAGCTGGAGATGCGCCTGAACCGTCAACTCGCCGATATCGAGAAGCTGCAGGCCAACGTCCGCCAAGCCCTGACGCTGGCCGACCAGGCCACCGCCGCCGGGGACGCCGCCAAGGCCACCGAGTACACCAACGCCGCCGAAGCGTTCGCGGCGCAGCTGGTGACGGGCGAGCAGAGCGTCGAGGACCTCAAGGCCCTGCACGACCAGTCGTTGCAGGCGGCCGGGCAGGCCAAGAAGGCGGTCGAGCAGAACGCCATGGTGCTGCAGCAGAAGATCGCCGAGCGCACCAAGCTGCTCAGCCAGCTCGAGCAGGCCAAGATGCAGGAGCAGGTCAGCAAGTCGCTGCAGTCGATGAGCGAGATCGCCGCGCCCGGTACCACCCCGAACCTCGACGAAGTGCGGGAGAAGATCGAGCGCCGCTACGCCAACGCGATGGGCGCCACCGAGCTGGCTCAGAACTCGGTGCAGGGCCGCATGATGGAAGTGCAGCAGGCAAGCGTGCAGATGGCCGGGCATTCCCGGCTGGAGCAGATCAGGGCGTCGATGCGCGGTGAGGCACTCCCGTCCGGTGGCGCTGCTGCCGCGCCGGCCGGCCCGGCCGTCAACCCGCCGGCGGCTGCTCCCGAAGACCGGCTCTCCCAGTAG
- the pspM gene encoding phage shock envelope stress response protein PspM, with protein sequence MMGSSQSGRRETISGLMQRGIDTAAEFSDVLAQKLAAAADPRAKLLRKRRWARRLAWFFAATTGFWILVTGVLASWSTPVWALIVTGAIAAAAAFPTTLLFLRYRWLRREPLPETAAPRRLPPRGSVARAPMSALASSERGLLSLLGVLSRSRLLPDGELREISVVAAQTASTMAATAAEVVAMERAAAVSPQSRTHLAPTIDAFTVQLHAGARQYGDMVTAAAQLVSAVNAPTTAARYRDELTGATDRLQGWAQAYHELGQLRGA encoded by the coding sequence ATGATGGGGAGTTCGCAGTCAGGCCGCCGGGAGACCATCTCGGGCCTGATGCAGCGCGGTATCGACACCGCTGCCGAGTTCTCCGATGTGCTTGCCCAGAAGCTGGCCGCGGCTGCCGACCCGCGCGCCAAACTGCTGCGTAAGCGGCGCTGGGCGCGGCGGCTGGCGTGGTTCTTCGCGGCCACCACCGGATTCTGGATCCTGGTGACCGGCGTGCTGGCGTCCTGGAGCACCCCGGTGTGGGCGCTCATCGTCACCGGTGCGATCGCTGCGGCTGCCGCCTTCCCGACCACGCTGCTGTTCCTCCGGTATCGCTGGTTGCGGCGTGAACCGCTGCCGGAGACCGCGGCGCCGCGCCGGCTGCCGCCCCGCGGGTCGGTGGCCCGCGCACCGATGTCGGCGCTGGCTTCCTCCGAACGCGGACTGCTGTCGCTGCTGGGCGTGCTGTCGCGATCGCGGCTGTTACCCGACGGCGAACTGCGCGAGATCTCCGTGGTGGCGGCACAGACGGCGTCGACCATGGCCGCGACGGCAGCCGAGGTGGTGGCGATGGAGCGGGCCGCCGCCGTGTCACCGCAATCGCGGACCCATCTGGCACCCACCATCGACGCGTTCACCGTCCAGTTGCACGCCGGCGCCCGGCAGTACGGCGACATGGTCACCGCTGCAGCGCAATTGGTGTCGGCGGTCAACGCGCCGACGACGGCCGCGCGCTACCGCGACGAGCTGACCGGGGCCACCGATCGGCTGCAGGGCTGGGCGCAGGCGTACCACGAGCTGGGCCAGTTGCGCGGCGCCTAG
- a CDS encoding DUF6893 family small protein, producing MEVVGWVAVTVAVVVVVAGVVLGLRSIPDARRYLRMRRM from the coding sequence ATGGAAGTAGTGGGTTGGGTGGCCGTGACGGTCGCCGTCGTGGTGGTGGTGGCCGGAGTGGTCCTCGGATTGCGCTCCATCCCGGATGCGCGGCGCTACCTGCGCATGCGCCGGATGTGA
- the hypE gene encoding hydrogenase expression/formation protein HypE — MSDVSIDLQSWVCPAPLRDAPNIVMGHGGGGAMSAELIEHLFLPAYGTAADAGLGDAAVIGLGGVRLAFSTDTFVVRPLVFPGGTIGDLAVNGTVNDLAMVGAQPLALSTAFILEEGTALQDIAHVASALGTAALAAGVRLVTGDTKVVDAGHGDGVFINTAGIGVIDDRADIRPQRAVPGDVVIVSGDIGVHGVAVLSCREGLEFATTIASDTAPLHGLVSAMLDTGADLHVLRDPTRGGVAATLNEIATAAGVGVALDERHFPIPGEVRDACGLLGLDPLQVANEGKLLAFVRPADADRVLAAMRAHPLGAHAAVIGHCVPDHPGMVVARTALGGTRVVDLPIGEQLPRIC, encoded by the coding sequence ATGTCTGACGTGTCGATCGACCTCCAGTCGTGGGTGTGCCCCGCACCGCTGCGCGATGCGCCCAACATCGTGATGGGGCACGGCGGAGGTGGTGCGATGTCGGCGGAGTTGATCGAACATCTCTTCCTGCCCGCCTACGGCACGGCGGCCGACGCGGGGCTCGGCGATGCCGCCGTCATCGGGCTGGGCGGTGTGCGGCTGGCCTTCTCCACCGACACGTTCGTGGTGCGGCCGTTGGTCTTTCCCGGCGGCACGATCGGCGATCTCGCGGTGAACGGCACGGTCAACGATCTGGCGATGGTGGGCGCGCAACCGCTGGCCTTGTCCACGGCGTTCATCCTGGAGGAGGGCACCGCGCTGCAGGACATCGCCCACGTGGCGAGCGCCCTCGGCACCGCCGCGCTGGCCGCCGGGGTCCGGCTGGTCACCGGAGACACCAAGGTCGTCGACGCCGGCCACGGCGACGGCGTCTTCATCAACACCGCCGGCATCGGCGTCATCGACGACCGGGCCGATATCCGTCCGCAGCGGGCGGTCCCGGGCGATGTGGTGATCGTCAGCGGCGATATCGGGGTGCACGGGGTGGCGGTGCTCAGTTGCCGCGAGGGCCTGGAGTTCGCGACCACCATCGCCAGTGACACCGCGCCGCTGCACGGTCTGGTGTCCGCGATGCTCGACACCGGTGCCGATCTGCACGTGCTGCGCGACCCCACCCGCGGCGGCGTGGCCGCCACCTTGAACGAGATCGCCACGGCCGCGGGCGTCGGGGTGGCGCTGGACGAACGCCACTTCCCCATCCCCGGCGAGGTGCGCGACGCGTGCGGACTGCTCGGCCTCGACCCGCTGCAGGTGGCCAACGAGGGCAAGCTGTTGGCGTTCGTGCGCCCGGCCGACGCCGATCGGGTGCTGGCCGCGATGCGCGCCCATCCGCTGGGTGCGCACGCCGCCGTGATCGGTCACTGCGTTCCCGACCATCCGGGCATGGTGGTGGCACGGACCGCGCTCGGCGGTACCCGGGTGGTGGACCTGCCGATCGGTGAACAGCTACCGCGGATCTGCTGA
- a CDS encoding helix-turn-helix domain-containing protein, which produces MTTTLLRQVIGEVLRHARTAQGRTLRDVSDAARVSLGYLSEVERGRKEPSSELLASICEALDVPLSSVLFDAGEQMARQEAGAGYGVGCIDETTKVVIPQVAAPIASMAVA; this is translated from the coding sequence ATGACGACGACATTGCTGCGCCAGGTGATCGGCGAGGTGCTGCGGCATGCGCGGACCGCCCAGGGCCGGACCCTGCGTGACGTGTCCGACGCCGCCCGGGTCAGCCTGGGCTATCTGTCCGAGGTGGAGCGTGGCCGCAAGGAGCCGTCCAGTGAGCTGCTCGCCTCGATCTGCGAAGCGCTCGACGTGCCGTTGTCCAGCGTGCTGTTCGACGCCGGTGAACAGATGGCGCGTCAGGAGGCGGGTGCGGGCTACGGCGTCGGATGTATCGACGAGACCACGAAGGTCGTCATTCCTCAGGTTGCGGCTCCGATTGCGTCGATGGCGGTGGCCTGA
- a CDS encoding limonene-1,2-epoxide hydrolase family protein, producing the protein MTEQQVAAEHRAGAENIATVEAFLNTLRAPDLDAAAELLDENLVYQNVGLPTVYGRRRAIKLFRAMERPSLGFDVLIHRSAADGASVLNERTDVLIFGPVRLQFWVCGVFEVHDGRITLWRDYFDQFDFAKAIVRGVLGALIPALRPKLT; encoded by the coding sequence ATGACAGAGCAGCAGGTGGCCGCCGAGCACCGGGCGGGGGCCGAGAACATCGCCACCGTCGAGGCATTCCTGAACACGCTGCGTGCACCCGACCTGGATGCCGCCGCCGAACTTCTCGACGAGAATCTCGTCTACCAGAATGTCGGCTTGCCGACCGTCTACGGCCGCCGCCGTGCGATCAAGCTGTTCCGCGCCATGGAGCGGCCCAGCCTCGGCTTCGACGTGTTGATCCACCGCTCGGCCGCCGACGGTGCGTCCGTGCTCAACGAACGCACCGATGTGCTGATCTTCGGCCCCGTGCGGCTGCAGTTCTGGGTGTGCGGGGTGTTCGAGGTGCACGACGGCCGGATCACCCTGTGGCGCGACTACTTCGACCAGTTCGACTTCGCCAAGGCCATCGTGCGCGGCGTGCTCGGCGCGCTGATCCCCGCCCTGCGTCCCAAGCTGACATGA
- the hypD gene encoding hydrogenase formation protein HypD, whose amino-acid sequence MKYLDEFSDPALAGKLVEQIRAATSRRWSIMEVCGGQTHSIIRHGIDQLLPDEIEMIHGPGCPVCVTPLEMIDKALDIAARPEVIFCSFGDMLRVPGSAKDLFRVKSEGADVRVVYSPLDALTIARENPDRQVVFFGIGFETTAPANAMTVYQAKRQGIGNFSLLVSHVLVPPAIAAIMESPTCRVQAFLAAGHVCCVMGTGEYPPLTEKYRIPIVVTGFEPLDILEGIRRTVIQLESGRHELENAYPRAVQEHGNVAAKAMLADVFDVTDRTWRGIGMIPRSGWRLSNAYRDFDAEHRFSVSGIHTAESAICRSGEVLQGLITPHECAAFGRECTPRNPLGATMVSSEGACAAYYLYRRLEVTHV is encoded by the coding sequence ATGAAGTATCTGGACGAGTTCAGCGATCCTGCACTGGCCGGCAAGCTGGTCGAACAGATCCGCGCGGCCACCAGCAGGCGCTGGTCGATCATGGAAGTCTGTGGCGGACAGACACATTCGATCATCCGGCATGGTATCGACCAGCTACTGCCCGACGAGATAGAGATGATCCACGGTCCCGGCTGCCCGGTGTGTGTCACACCACTGGAGATGATCGACAAGGCCCTGGACATCGCGGCCCGACCCGAGGTGATCTTCTGCTCGTTCGGCGACATGCTGCGGGTGCCGGGCAGTGCGAAGGATCTCTTCCGGGTCAAGAGCGAAGGCGCCGACGTCCGGGTGGTGTACTCACCACTGGATGCGCTGACCATTGCGCGCGAGAACCCGGACCGGCAGGTGGTGTTCTTCGGCATCGGCTTCGAGACGACCGCACCCGCCAACGCCATGACCGTGTACCAGGCCAAACGCCAAGGTATCGGCAACTTCTCGCTTCTGGTGTCCCATGTGCTGGTGCCCCCGGCGATCGCGGCGATCATGGAGTCGCCGACGTGCCGGGTGCAGGCGTTCCTTGCCGCCGGGCACGTGTGCTGTGTGATGGGCACCGGCGAGTACCCGCCGCTGACCGAGAAGTACCGGATCCCGATCGTGGTCACCGGATTCGAGCCGCTGGACATCCTGGAAGGTATCCGGCGCACAGTGATCCAGTTGGAATCCGGCCGCCACGAGCTGGAGAACGCCTATCCGCGTGCCGTGCAGGAACACGGCAATGTCGCCGCAAAGGCGATGCTGGCCGATGTTTTCGACGTCACCGACCGCACCTGGCGCGGGATCGGCATGATCCCCCGCAGCGGTTGGCGATTGTCGAACGCCTACCGCGACTTCGATGCCGAACACCGGTTCTCGGTGAGCGGCATCCACACCGCCGAGTCGGCGATCTGCCGGTCCGGTGAGGTATTGCAGGGTCTGATCACACCGCATGAGTGCGCGGCGTTCGGCCGCGAATGCACGCCCCGCAATCCGCTGGGCGCGACGATGGTCTCCTCGGAGGGCGCCTGCGCCGCCTACTACCTCTACCGACGACTGGAGGTGACCCATGTCTGA